A genome region from Crossiella equi includes the following:
- a CDS encoding metal-dependent hydrolase — translation MSTGPTHAISGTAAWGAVVVGFGAYDIGHFSPETVVVGAILASGAALLPDLDHPGSTVSRTFGPISKAASKGINTVSHALYRSTRTKRDSNRDGGHRGLTHTVVFALLAGVLTTAIVSATNKWALPILLFFFCGLAVRGLMHKWNPKQDAWAISGSSALLTILCWAWAQDGPKQAPALGIAVITGCVAHYIGDAITEQGCPMLWPVPIMGKLWFPVAPPKLLRMKTGGKVELSLVLPALTIAAVWLTAAALQRTGAIPWLPWDLVPGGWSSIPPVAAG, via the coding sequence ATGTCAACGGGGCCGACGCACGCCATCAGCGGGACAGCCGCCTGGGGTGCGGTGGTGGTCGGGTTCGGGGCCTACGACATCGGCCACTTCTCACCGGAGACGGTGGTGGTCGGGGCCATCCTGGCCTCGGGCGCGGCCTTGCTGCCCGACCTGGACCACCCCGGCTCGACGGTCTCGCGCACGTTCGGGCCGATCAGCAAGGCCGCCTCGAAGGGCATCAACACGGTCAGTCACGCGCTGTACCGGAGCACCCGCACGAAGCGGGACAGCAACCGCGATGGTGGGCACCGCGGACTGACCCACACGGTGGTGTTCGCGCTGCTGGCGGGCGTGCTGACCACGGCGATCGTGTCGGCCACGAACAAGTGGGCGCTGCCGATCCTGCTGTTCTTCTTCTGCGGCCTGGCCGTGCGCGGGCTCATGCACAAGTGGAACCCGAAGCAGGACGCCTGGGCGATCAGCGGCTCGTCCGCGCTGCTCACCATCCTGTGCTGGGCGTGGGCGCAGGACGGTCCGAAGCAGGCCCCGGCGCTGGGCATCGCGGTGATCACCGGCTGCGTGGCGCACTACATCGGGGACGCGATCACCGAGCAGGGCTGCCCGATGCTGTGGCCGGTGCCGATCATGGGCAAGCTCTGGTTCCCGGTGGCCCCGCCGAAGCTGCTGCGCATGAAGACCGGCGGCAAGGTCGAGCTCAGCCTGGTGCTGCCCGCGCTGACCATCGCGGCGGTGTGGCTGACCGCGGCCGCGCTGCAGCGCACGGGGGCCATCCCGTGGCTGCCCTGGGACCTGGTACCGGGCGGCTGGTCCTCGATCCCGCCGGTGGCCGCGGGCTGA
- a CDS encoding NADP-dependent isocitrate dehydrogenase translates to MGKIKVHGTVVELDGDEMTRIIWQFIKDKLIHPYLDVNLEYYDLGIEHRDATDDQVTIDSANAIKKHGVGVKCATITPDEARVEEFGLKKMWRSPNGTIRNILGGVVFREPIIISNIPRLVPTWTKPIIIGRHAHGDQYKASDFKVPGPGTVTITYTPADGSEPVEIEVAQFPEGGGVAMGMYNFRKSIEDFARASLSYGLLREYPVYMSTKNTILKAYDGMFKDVFQEIFEKEFKAEFDAKGLTYEHRLIDDMVAAAMKWEGGYVWACKNYDGDVQSDTVAQGFGSLGLMTSVLMTPDGKTVEAEAAHGTVTRHFRQHQQGKPTSTNPIASIFAWTGGLKHRGKLDGTPEVTGFAETLEQVIINTVESGKMTKDLALLISKDQAWQTTEDFLATLDENLQKKMAG, encoded by the coding sequence ATGGGCAAGATCAAGGTTCACGGGACCGTCGTCGAGCTCGACGGCGACGAGATGACCCGCATCATCTGGCAGTTCATCAAGGACAAGCTGATCCACCCGTATCTCGACGTCAACCTCGAGTACTACGACCTCGGCATCGAGCACCGGGACGCCACCGACGACCAGGTCACCATCGACTCCGCCAACGCCATCAAGAAGCACGGCGTCGGCGTGAAGTGCGCCACCATCACCCCGGATGAGGCGCGCGTCGAGGAGTTCGGCCTGAAGAAGATGTGGCGGAGCCCGAACGGGACCATCCGCAACATCCTCGGCGGTGTGGTCTTCCGCGAGCCGATCATCATCTCGAACATCCCTCGCCTCGTGCCCACGTGGACCAAGCCGATCATCATCGGCCGCCACGCGCACGGTGACCAGTACAAGGCCAGCGACTTCAAGGTCCCCGGCCCGGGCACCGTCACCATCACCTACACCCCGGCCGACGGCTCCGAGCCGGTCGAGATCGAGGTGGCGCAGTTCCCCGAGGGCGGCGGCGTCGCCATGGGCATGTACAACTTCCGCAAGTCCATCGAGGACTTCGCGCGCGCCTCGCTGTCCTACGGCCTGCTGCGCGAGTACCCGGTGTACATGTCCACCAAGAACACGATCCTCAAGGCCTACGACGGCATGTTCAAGGACGTGTTCCAGGAGATCTTCGAGAAGGAGTTCAAGGCCGAGTTCGACGCCAAGGGGCTCACCTACGAGCACCGCCTCATCGACGACATGGTCGCCGCGGCCATGAAGTGGGAGGGCGGCTACGTCTGGGCGTGCAAGAACTACGACGGTGACGTGCAGTCCGACACCGTGGCCCAGGGCTTCGGCTCGCTCGGCCTGATGACCTCCGTGCTGATGACGCCGGACGGCAAGACCGTCGAGGCCGAGGCCGCGCACGGCACGGTCACCCGGCACTTCCGCCAGCACCAGCAGGGCAAGCCCACCTCCACCAACCCGATCGCCTCGATCTTCGCGTGGACCGGTGGCCTGAAGCACCGCGGCAAGCTGGACGGCACCCCCGAGGTCACCGGCTTCGCCGAGACCCTCGAGCAGGTCATCATCAACACCGTCGAGAGCGGCAAGATGACCAAGGACCTGGCCCTGCTGATCAGCAAGGACCAGGCCTGGCAGACCACCGAGGACTTCCTCGCCACCCTGGACGAGAACCTCCAGAAGAAGATGGCGGGCTGA
- a CDS encoding DUF805 domain-containing protein produces the protein MWLWPHEAVVRVLRKSVDWTGRASRSEYWWWVLFVALAWLFTLGVTFRLTDEPPGFVLVPLVLLWVPTIAVLVRRLHDSGRSGAWWFLSLVPFGVLVLLVLLALPGTPGVNRFGPPPGTM, from the coding sequence ATGTGGCTGTGGCCGCACGAGGCGGTGGTCCGGGTGCTGCGCAAGTCGGTCGACTGGACCGGCCGGGCCAGCCGGTCCGAGTACTGGTGGTGGGTACTGTTCGTGGCGCTGGCCTGGCTGTTCACCCTCGGGGTGACCTTCCGGCTCACCGACGAGCCACCGGGCTTCGTCCTGGTCCCGCTGGTCCTGCTCTGGGTGCCCACGATCGCCGTCCTGGTCCGCAGGCTGCACGACTCCGGCCGGTCCGGCGCCTGGTGGTTCCTCTCCCTGGTCCCGTTCGGGGTGCTCGTGCTCCTCGTGCTGCTCGCCCTGCCCGGCACCCCCGGGGTGAACCGGTTCGGTCCGCCACCAGGGACGATGTGA
- a CDS encoding zinc-binding dehydrogenase, with the protein MRVREIVVTAKGGPVELREREQGEPAAGSVVVEVEASGVAFADVHMLHGTYPAQPKFPFVPGYDVVGKVREVGKGVAPELAGRRVAAMPVTGGWRTFTELPAKGLVPVPDELSGPVAVSLVLNGVTAFELALKARVRAGQTVLVHGASGGVGTLLVQLAVRAGARVLGTASAAKHEQVRALGAEPVDYRGDVAAQVRALAPEGVHAVFDHLGADSYARSWDLLAPKGTVIGYGSATTYDRPGNRFLPYLPLLRRIVLYRLRGLVGAAGGRRASFYGIRPGAGFRASLASVFELARSGRLTVHIDEQLPLVEAKAALARMTGGRGVGKVVLIP; encoded by the coding sequence ATGCGGGTACGCGAGATCGTGGTCACCGCCAAGGGCGGGCCGGTCGAGCTGCGCGAACGCGAGCAGGGGGAACCGGCCGCCGGGTCCGTGGTGGTCGAGGTCGAGGCCAGCGGGGTGGCCTTCGCCGATGTGCACATGCTGCACGGCACCTACCCCGCACAGCCGAAGTTCCCGTTCGTGCCCGGTTACGACGTGGTCGGCAAGGTCCGCGAGGTCGGCAAGGGCGTGGCGCCGGAGCTGGCCGGGCGGCGGGTGGCCGCGATGCCGGTCACCGGCGGCTGGCGCACCTTCACCGAGCTGCCCGCCAAGGGCCTGGTCCCGGTGCCGGACGAGCTCAGCGGGCCGGTCGCGGTCTCGCTCGTGCTCAACGGGGTGACCGCGTTCGAGCTGGCGCTCAAGGCGCGGGTGCGGGCCGGGCAGACCGTGCTGGTGCACGGGGCCAGCGGCGGGGTCGGCACGCTGCTGGTGCAGCTCGCGGTGCGCGCCGGGGCCCGGGTGCTGGGCACCGCCTCGGCGGCCAAGCACGAGCAGGTGCGCGCGCTCGGCGCCGAGCCCGTCGACTACCGGGGTGACGTGGCGGCGCAGGTGCGCGCGCTCGCGCCGGAGGGGGTGCACGCGGTGTTCGACCACCTCGGCGCGGACAGCTACGCGCGCAGCTGGGACCTGTTGGCGCCCAAGGGGACCGTCATCGGCTACGGCTCCGCCACGACCTACGACCGGCCCGGCAACCGCTTCCTGCCGTACCTGCCGCTGCTGCGCCGGATCGTGCTGTACCGCCTGCGCGGGCTGGTCGGCGCGGCGGGCGGGCGGCGGGCCTCCTTCTACGGGATCCGGCCGGGGGCGGGCTTCCGGGCCTCGCTGGCCTCGGTGTTCGAGCTGGCCCGGTCCGGGCGGCTGACCGTGCACATCGACGAGCAGCTGCCGCTGGTGGAGGCCAAGGCCGCGCTGGCGCGGATGACCGGGGGCCGAGGGGTCGGCAAGGTCGTGCTGATCCCGTAA